A window of Methanoregula sp. genomic DNA:
TAGTAACTTCTCAAAAAAATGGAAGTCCATGTCTAATTAACCAACTATCAGATGGCTGGAAAAAACTGAAAGCAAGATATCCAGATAAAAAAATTATTGTCCATCTCGTCACTCGTGATCGTCCATCGCCAAAAGGAAAAATAATTGAAAAAATTGACTCCTCAGAGACAAATCATTTTGCTGGATTTATAGCGCATATTTGGAAAAATGTACATGATTCCACGTTCAAGACAAAATCTGATATTCCCCCCAACTGGAAACCTGTGTGGGAAAAACTTCAACGAGCGTCAGAGTTAACTGACGATGAATTTTTTGAATTCGTCCGAAATTGTGAATTAGATTTTGGATATAAAATTCCAGAATTTGAAGAATATAACGATCTTGAAAGACAAGCGATAAAAAATGAAATCTCCCAGATTTTACACTTTCTTTTTTTATCAGTTGCTGATCCGATGATGATTGTTGAACTAAGTGTTGGAGAACTTCTTAGAAAATTGGGATGGGCGGAAAGATACGATTTAATTAATGCTCAAAATTTTCGAGTTGACGATGCTCAATACCGTCCGATCGAAGGATTAGACAATAATCTCGAGTTCCTAATCAGCAAAACCACTAAAGGATATATTGCAGTAATTGGAACCCCAGGATCTGGAAAATCGACTTTCTTGACGCAAGTGCTAAAAAACCGCGAAGAACGTGTTATCAAATATTATTCATTTATCCCCGACTCCATCGAACCAATAAATCTTCGCGGAGAATCGAAAAATTTCCTACATGACATTACACTTCAATTGGAGAAAGAAGGCTTTTCGCCGGGTGGAAGTATCAGTTCATTAGACAGAGAAGTACTCTTGAGAAGATTCTTCGATCAGATGAGAATTCTTAATGAAGATTGGAAAAAAACCGGTCGAAAAACTCTCTTTCTTGTTGATGGTTTAGATCACATTACTCGGGAACAGCGTCCTGTCCATTCTCTACTTATTGATTTGCCAATTCCTGAGTCGATTCCCGACGGGATAATTTTTATCTTGGGAAGCCAGACCGAAACAATTTTCAGTTCCAGAATTCGTGCCGACATAAGAAATCGTAAAATTGAGATGAAACCTCTTAGTCATCAAGCGACCTATGAGATAATAACAAATTCTCATCTTCGATACTCTCCAAATGAGGACCAGATCACAAAAATCTTTTCCCTCTCGTCAGGTCATCCCTTGGCTTTGAAATATATCCTGAACAAGATAACCGAAGTGAAAAGTACTGCTGAAATTGCCTTAGTCTTAGATGATACGAAGGCTTACGAAGGTAATATTGAACTACAATACCAGTCCTACTTCGATGATATTTATGACGATTCAAAATTATTCGAGTTGCTGGGTTTAATATCGCGGTGTAAGGGAGATATCGATCTTCAATGGGTTGAAACCTGGTATGACGGTTTATCAATAGTAAATTTAAGAAATAAATTTTCTCATTATTTCAAAAAGGAAGATAATAACACGTGGTCATTTTTTCATAATAGTTTTAAGCGATTTGTTTTTGAGCGAACGAGCGAATCTGATCCGGGAAATGTCAATCCCTCAATGTCAATTAAGTTTTATAAAAAATTAGCCGAAAAGTCTTCCGATTCGCCGTGTAATTCAATTCATTCATGGGATGAAGTCTTTTACAGAAGTCGTGCTCAACAATATCAAAAAATTATTGAGATTGCTACAAGGATCCGTTTTGAAGAACAAATGCGTAGTTTCCGTCCAATCTACGAAATACGTGAGGATATTGACTTAGCATTGAATGCAGCTAGAGAACAGAAAGATATTGTTGCATTTATACGATTTATTTTCCTCGGATCCGAATTTGAGCAGAGGGATGGATACATCAAAGAAGTCTTATATTTCAGGCTTCTTTACTCGTTATTAGAAGCTGACGAAAGAATTCCATTAAAGCATATACTTTCTGGCAACCAACTGAAAATAAAAAATGAAATTGCTCTCAAATTGTCAAGAGAACTAAAAATTAAAGGACGTTCTGCGCAGGCTAAAAAAATATTTGAATTGTCTGAACCAATCGAAATTTTAAACGCTGCCGAACCAATAGAAAATCCTCAAAAATATGAGAACCCCTCAATTTTAATTGAGTGGGCAAGATCCGCCAGCTATTTTAGAGATTTAGATAGAACGGTTGAATTGATTAAAAAGTGTCAGCAAAAGGCAAATTTCACTGATAGAGATTATGATAGTTCTGTAAAATCACTTCAAAAAAGTCTTCTGCATGCCCTTGGTATCTCACTTGTCAAACAAAAAAGATGGGATGATGTTTTACGAATACAAACTGAATTAAATAACCATTTTTTTGCTGATTCCTTGAAATTTAGTTTAGTCTGGAATTCATGGGAGATATGTTTCAGAGATGATGACTTCGATAGAGCAAAAGAATTTTTAGAATGGGGGAAAGCTGACATAGGTTTCGATTATCTTTATCCAAATTCCGACACTTTTAATCCCGGGAAAATAACCCGTGTTGCTCTGGGAATTTGCGAGATTGATAAAGATTTGAAAACTGCAAGAAAATTTCTGAAAAATGTTCCTCTACCAGAAATCAATAATTCAATCTTTTCAACTAAAGCTGGTTTATCTCCATTCTTGGATTTGATTTATTATCTTAGAGTAAATTTTTATTTAAATGAGCAATACTCTCCTGAAAAAATATTACAATTGGTGGGGGATGAGAAATCGGAAATCTCTGATGAATTTAAAAGACATCTTTACGCGATTACCTATATCTCGACAATGGGAGACAAGGAAAAATTTTTGCCTGCTTCGCGAATTACGGAATTAGTATCTCCAATATTGAAATTTTTTTACAAAAGTTATTTTCCGCGTTTCCAAGATCAAGATTCGGGTTTTGTTATCGCATACTCAAAACTCGAATTCTACGATTTCCTGGTCAATGCTGTAAGTAAACATGGGCCTGAGGCTATTCACTCCTTGTGCAGATTACTTGATGAGGAGTGGGATAATTTAGAAAACGAAAAATATTGGCCTTCTGATATTTGGAGAAAAGTTATTAATGTCCTCAATTATCGACATGCCGAAAAAGAATGGTGCGAGAATAAACTTTTACTGTTGCAAATGGCGTTATTGAAACGTCCGAATGAGTATGCAGATACATATGCCAGAGTTCATGAATTTTTGAACCAGGCCACCTCATGGAATAATCTAAAAAAGTTTGATTTGTCGAAAGAATGTTTGTCAAAGATGTTTCAGACTTCTTTAAGCATAGGTTTTCATAAAGACTACCAATTAAATTCATGGATTGAATGGTTGGATACCATAAACAATCTCGAAACAGATAAAAGAATTGAACGAACCTTGGAATTTGTAAATTATATTCAAGTTTTACATGGTTATGTTGAAGAAAGAGCAGATGAATACGCCGCTGAGGAATTAATAAAAATTACTTTTAATTGGAGTCCAAGACATAGCCTAATTCTAACAAATTGGTTCCTTGAAAAAGATATCATCTCACAACGAAGAGCAAGATACAATTATCTTTTACAAATATTGAAAAGTCAAGAAGATATCCCACTTGAATCTGTTAATCCGTACGTGGACTCCTTCTTATTTTGTCAAGATGAAATAGAAGGAGTTTATCGAGAGATAATAGAGGTGATAATCACCAGAGCTTTTCAACAAGATGTCAAATTGGGACGTAAAATTACTCGTCATTTTATCCATTCGATTGAAATGTCAATATTTGAAAAAAATAAACCTCAATGGAAACTCATAATCGCGGATCAACTTAAAAATTTGGGAATAAATCCTCAGTTTTCCAAATTAAGTATAAAAAATCTGGAAACAGAAATCAAATCAACTAATACCAATAGTGTTCAGATTGATGACTCAATTCCTAAGAAATTGCTTAAATATCCGATTACTCCAGAACTTTTAATCGCAAAAATACCGGAACTAAAATATCGACGAAAATGGGAGCCCATAATTCTAAAACATCTTAATTCATTCACAAAAAAAGATATCAATAAAATTCTATCAACCACGGAAAATCCTGATCTGACTGTTTTATTGGCTCAACGGCTATTCGAATTGAATGATTTAAAAAATGCGCAAAATGCTTGTCTGAAAACGATACGTAATTGTCCCTTTGGGGGATATGGGCTTCCCCTTGATTATGGTGCTAAAGTAAATTCGATGAAAATAATTTCAAAAATTGATGCGGAAAAAGCGAAAGAGATCTTCTACGAAACTGTTTATTCGGATTTAACATCGAATTATCCATACTATTTGATGGTAGCAATGCGAATTAACGAGGTTATTTCTCAATTATTTGAAAAGAATCAAATAATAGGGATTTGGATAGAAATTCAAGAGTATCTAAATTCATTGTTTTCAGAATATTCGATGCCAAATGAAATCCCGGCGCATTTCTATGATCGAATAAAAGATAATTCAGCGGTTGTTGCATTTGACCAATTTCAAAAGAATTTTTGATTATGTTTGAATATTTACCGAATCTTTGATCTATGTATTGCCATTTGGTACCAACAAGAATTTTTTTACATCCCCATCTCAATCACACTCGTTACCCCCTTTCACTTTCTTACCCCATCCCGCACCTCTTTAATACCCCATGCCAATTTGTACCGCACCAAAATGAAAGACATCGTCATCAAGGGTGCCCGCCAGCACAGTATTTATCACTCCCCGATCATCAGTATAATTGAATGAAGTCTACGGACCAGACCCGTATTCACGAAGCCCTCGCCGACGCCACCTTCCGGGCGTACCGCGAAGCCGTCATCCGGCTGCCCCCGGACGTACTCCGGGTGATCGAGCAGGCCGCTGCCACCGAGACATCCCTGGTAGCCCGCGGAGAGTTTGCCAATATTTTACAAAACATCAGCATGGCCGAAAAACTCGGCGTCCCGATGTGCCAGGATACCGGCGTCCCGGTAATTTACCTCACCATCCCCCCGGATGTCCCTCTCACGCAGGATCTGTACAATGCAATAGCAGAGGGAGTCCGGAAAGCAACGAAAGAAGTACCGCTACGGCCAAACGTGGTGGATCCCATCACCCGTCACAATACCAACGACAACACCGGCGCCGGCATGCCGGCAATTCACGTCAAACCCGGGGAAAAGTTCACCGTCACCGTACTCCCCAAGGGAGCGGGTGCAGAAAACATGTCACGGATCGGGATGCTCCTCCCCTCGCAGGTGGGCCAGATCGAGAAATTCGTTGTCGAGACGGTCTACCTCGCGGGTTCCCGGCCCTGCCCGCCCATCGTAATCGGTGTCGGTATCGGCGGGACCTTTGACGGGGCAGCCGCGATGGCAAAGGAAGCGCTCCTCCAACCTCTCGACCAGATGACGGAGTACGAACGCGGGATTCTTGCGGCAGTGAACCGGCTCGGCATCGGTGCGATGGGCCTGGGCGGCGACTTCACGGCACTGGCAGTCAAGGTCAAGACCGCCGGGTGTCACACGGCTTCGCTGCCGGTTGCGGTGAACATCCAGTGCTGGGCGAACCGGCATGCAACGGTGGAGGTGCTGCTATGAGCGCGAAGACTGCAAAACCCGTGCAGCTTCGCACGCCGCTTGGAGAGGAAGTGCTCGCCCTCCACGCGGGGGATCATGTCGAACTCTCGGGTGTCGTGTATACGGCCCGTGACGAGGCGCACCTCCGCATGCAGAAAGAGGGTATCCCGTTCGATCCGCAGGGTGCGGTGATCTACCATTGCGGCCCGGTGATACAGGACAAGCGGGTGGTAGCTGCCGGGCCTACGACCTCCGCCCGGATGAACGAACTTTCGGGTTTCTTATTCGACAAGGGAGTGCGGGCGCTCATCGGGAAAGGCGGCATGGGAACGCGCGTGCGGGAGCAGCTGAAAGGCAGGGGGGTGTACCTCGCGTTCACCGGCGGGTGTGCAGCCCTTGCAGCGGATCGCATGACCCTCAAAGAAGTCTTTTTCGAAGATCTCGGGATGGCGGAAGCCGTGTGGGTGATCGAACTCGACCGGCTGCCGCTCGTGGTGGGGATCGATGCGCAGGGCAACGACATCTTCGGGGATGTCAGCAAACACGCGGAAGCAGAATATGCCCGGTACCGGAAGTCATGAACGCTTCCGGCAGGACAGGTATAAAGAACAGGTTTTTTCCATTCCAGCGGTCACATAATACCTTAGGATATTTTCCATGAAACTCGCCATTGACGAGACCCGGTGTAAGGGCTGCAATCTCTGTACAAAGGTCTGCCCGTACAAGATCTTCCGGGAAGGCAAACGGCTCAACCGCAAAGGGGTAGCCATACCGGAACTTGACCGTCCCGAGCGCTGCGCTAACTGCCGGCTGCAGAAACTCTATGGCCGGCAGCTCTGCGGGGTCTGCCAGCTCACCTGCCCGGACCAGGCGATTCACTGGATCGAGGAAGAACCGTACGAACCCCATAAGGTGGCGATTGAATATTGACACGGACTGAATTCTGGCAGGGAAATACTGCCTGTGCAGAGGGCGCACTGGCAGCAGGATGCAATTTCTTTGGCGGGTACCCGATCACCCCCTCCACGGAAGTTGCCGAACACATGGCAGCCAAGCTCCCGAAGAAAGGCGGGGTCTTTATCCAGATGGAA
This region includes:
- a CDS encoding ferredoxin family protein; amino-acid sequence: MKLAIDETRCKGCNLCTKVCPYKIFREGKRLNRKGVAIPELDRPERCANCRLQKLYGRQLCGVCQLTCPDQAIHWIEEEPYEPHKVAIEY
- a CDS encoding FumA C-terminus/TtdB family hydratase beta subunit gives rise to the protein MSAKTAKPVQLRTPLGEEVLALHAGDHVELSGVVYTARDEAHLRMQKEGIPFDPQGAVIYHCGPVIQDKRVVAAGPTTSARMNELSGFLFDKGVRALIGKGGMGTRVREQLKGRGVYLAFTGGCAALAADRMTLKEVFFEDLGMAEAVWVIELDRLPLVVGIDAQGNDIFGDVSKHAEAEYARYRKS
- a CDS encoding fumarate hydratase, with amino-acid sequence MKSTDQTRIHEALADATFRAYREAVIRLPPDVLRVIEQAAATETSLVARGEFANILQNISMAEKLGVPMCQDTGVPVIYLTIPPDVPLTQDLYNAIAEGVRKATKEVPLRPNVVDPITRHNTNDNTGAGMPAIHVKPGEKFTVTVLPKGAGAENMSRIGMLLPSQVGQIEKFVVETVYLAGSRPCPPIVIGVGIGGTFDGAAAMAKEALLQPLDQMTEYERGILAAVNRLGIGAMGLGGDFTALAVKVKTAGCHTASLPVAVNIQCWANRHATVEVLL
- a CDS encoding ATP-binding protein — encoded protein: MQQQTAPAMGERRAISGYKAQYEIEAVKIHHAIKQKTLQFIRIADPNAGRVDDFQLQTSSQIDAFQIKWSTYPGLLTFNYLVTSQKNGSPCLINQLSDGWKKLKARYPDKKIIVHLVTRDRPSPKGKIIEKIDSSETNHFAGFIAHIWKNVHDSTFKTKSDIPPNWKPVWEKLQRASELTDDEFFEFVRNCELDFGYKIPEFEEYNDLERQAIKNEISQILHFLFLSVADPMMIVELSVGELLRKLGWAERYDLINAQNFRVDDAQYRPIEGLDNNLEFLISKTTKGYIAVIGTPGSGKSTFLTQVLKNREERVIKYYSFIPDSIEPINLRGESKNFLHDITLQLEKEGFSPGGSISSLDREVLLRRFFDQMRILNEDWKKTGRKTLFLVDGLDHITREQRPVHSLLIDLPIPESIPDGIIFILGSQTETIFSSRIRADIRNRKIEMKPLSHQATYEIITNSHLRYSPNEDQITKIFSLSSGHPLALKYILNKITEVKSTAEIALVLDDTKAYEGNIELQYQSYFDDIYDDSKLFELLGLISRCKGDIDLQWVETWYDGLSIVNLRNKFSHYFKKEDNNTWSFFHNSFKRFVFERTSESDPGNVNPSMSIKFYKKLAEKSSDSPCNSIHSWDEVFYRSRAQQYQKIIEIATRIRFEEQMRSFRPIYEIREDIDLALNAAREQKDIVAFIRFIFLGSEFEQRDGYIKEVLYFRLLYSLLEADERIPLKHILSGNQLKIKNEIALKLSRELKIKGRSAQAKKIFELSEPIEILNAAEPIENPQKYENPSILIEWARSASYFRDLDRTVELIKKCQQKANFTDRDYDSSVKSLQKSLLHALGISLVKQKRWDDVLRIQTELNNHFFADSLKFSLVWNSWEICFRDDDFDRAKEFLEWGKADIGFDYLYPNSDTFNPGKITRVALGICEIDKDLKTARKFLKNVPLPEINNSIFSTKAGLSPFLDLIYYLRVNFYLNEQYSPEKILQLVGDEKSEISDEFKRHLYAITYISTMGDKEKFLPASRITELVSPILKFFYKSYFPRFQDQDSGFVIAYSKLEFYDFLVNAVSKHGPEAIHSLCRLLDEEWDNLENEKYWPSDIWRKVINVLNYRHAEKEWCENKLLLLQMALLKRPNEYADTYARVHEFLNQATSWNNLKKFDLSKECLSKMFQTSLSIGFHKDYQLNSWIEWLDTINNLETDKRIERTLEFVNYIQVLHGYVEERADEYAAEELIKITFNWSPRHSLILTNWFLEKDIISQRRARYNYLLQILKSQEDIPLESVNPYVDSFLFCQDEIEGVYREIIEVIITRAFQQDVKLGRKITRHFIHSIEMSIFEKNKPQWKLIIADQLKNLGINPQFSKLSIKNLETEIKSTNTNSVQIDDSIPKKLLKYPITPELLIAKIPELKYRRKWEPIILKHLNSFTKKDINKILSTTENPDLTVLLAQRLFELNDLKNAQNACLKTIRNCPFGGYGLPLDYGAKVNSMKIISKIDAEKAKEIFYETVYSDLTSNYPYYLMVAMRINEVISQLFEKNQIIGIWIEIQEYLNSLFSEYSMPNEIPAHFYDRIKDNSAVVAFDQFQKNF